TACTGCTTAGGCGTATTGTGCTGCATTCTGCTACCTACACCGGCAGCGGGTACAATGGCAGCAATAGTATTATTAGTTTTCATGTTGTTTGCCCGGTAAAACACGTATAAATGTTTCGTCCGGTTTTATCATTCCTAATTCGTTGCGTGCACGCTCTTCAATACCCTCTTGGCCTAGTTTTAAATCTTCTATGTCGGCGGTGAGTACTTTATTGCGCTTTATTAGTTTTTCGTTAGTTTGCTGGTGTGAAGCAACGGCTGTTTTTAACCGTGAGTAGTCTTGTACACCGTTGTGACCAAACCAAAGTCGGTACTGTATAAACAGTGCTAAGCACAACAGGCCAAGCTGAAAAAAACGCATTTAACACTCCCTATTTGTTTTTAATTTTTAAGTATAACGTTAGGCACGTGGCCGCTTTATGTTACGCCAATTTATATTACCCGCTAATAGCATTTCTCTAAGCGAAAGTACTCGAGGCGTACTACGTTTTGAAAACTGCCACTGATGCCCACAACAGGCAGCCGTTAAACTCATTTTACTGGGCTTAACTAATTGTGCAGTTTGTTGCTCTAAGCCTTGCCCTAAAAAGTTAAACCAGCCTAATTCATTACAATGCAGTTTATTGTCGCTTACTTGATCTATGCTGTCTATTCTTAGTCTAACGTGGTCGTGGCTATTTAATAATACAGGTACTATTAGCCCCACTTTGGCATATGTTTGATAAAAAAGTTCATTTGCTTGAGCGTTAACTTCTGGTGGCGTTGGCCTTTGTTTTTCAAGCCACGAGCCATTTTGCGAATCAAGCGTAAAAGGCGAGCTACCATTAGCAACCAATGTGGCCGCGCGCTCTATGTAATACGGTAAACTTTTTAATTGGCGACGAAGTTTATCAGCATTAGGCTCAGCAACTAGGCGCTGCACCTCACGCTGATAAAACGCATTACACAATTGTGCATACAGCACCTTTTGCGCATCACTTTGCCATATTTCTTGCTGCTGAGCTGC
The sequence above is drawn from the Pseudoalteromonas espejiana DSM 9414 genome and encodes:
- the ftsB gene encoding cell division protein FtsB, with the protein product MRFFQLGLLCLALFIQYRLWFGHNGVQDYSRLKTAVASHQQTNEKLIKRNKVLTADIEDLKLGQEGIEERARNELGMIKPDETFIRVLPGKQHEN